A single region of the Nocardioides sp. W7 genome encodes:
- a CDS encoding MaoC family dehydratase — translation MKVGDQLPPLEIPLTRTMIVASAIASRDYQDVHHDPDLAVARGSKDVFMNILTTNGLVDRYVTSWAGPAAVVKRVRIRLGAPNYPGDTMTLTGTVASVEDGRVSVDVRGDNALGTHVSGSVEVELEIGVGAR, via the coding sequence GTGAAGGTCGGCGACCAGCTGCCCCCGCTGGAGATCCCGCTGACCCGCACGATGATCGTGGCCTCGGCCATCGCCTCGCGCGACTACCAGGACGTGCACCACGACCCCGACCTGGCCGTGGCCCGTGGCTCGAAGGACGTCTTCATGAACATCCTGACCACCAACGGCCTGGTGGACCGCTACGTCACCTCCTGGGCCGGTCCCGCCGCCGTCGTCAAGCGGGTGCGGATCCGGCTCGGGGCGCCGAACTACCCCGGCGACACGATGACGCTGACCGGCACGGTCGCGTCCGTCGAGGACGGCCGGGTCTCGGTCGACGTGCGCGGCGACAACGCGCTGGGCACCCACGTCAGCGGCAGCGTCGAGGTCGAGCTCGAGATCGGGGTGGGGGCCCGATGA
- a CDS encoding acyl-CoA dehydrogenase family protein, protein MDFTLDEDQLAVAELARTILDDRATTDRVRAVESTPSRVDEDLWHELGKAGLLGLALPEADGGAGLGLAALAVVLEEQGRHVAPVPLWSHAVAAWAVARHGDDALRAELLPGAADGSLRLTLALEEYDARPPAQPACQATRGADGWRLSGVKAAVPSYAGAEHVLVSATGPEGPALFVLPREGAGTTWQRTDTTSHDIAGELVLDGAVARQVGGGEALADTLRAAAVALAALQVGVADGALRLAGTYTSGREQFGRPLATFQSLQHQLADCWIDIDAMRVTLWQAVQAVDEVADGVGAGIDGVDRAVQVASWWRAQAGLDVVHRVQHVHGGIGVDVDYPVHRHFLWGRQLAGTLGSPASVLADLGARLVVEEVVS, encoded by the coding sequence GTGGACTTCACCCTGGACGAGGACCAGCTCGCCGTCGCCGAGCTGGCCCGCACCATCCTCGACGACCGGGCCACCACCGACCGCGTCCGCGCCGTCGAGTCGACGCCCTCCCGGGTCGACGAGGACCTGTGGCACGAGCTCGGCAAGGCCGGCCTCCTCGGTCTCGCGCTGCCGGAGGCCGACGGCGGCGCCGGCCTCGGCCTGGCCGCGCTGGCCGTGGTCCTGGAGGAGCAGGGGCGCCACGTCGCCCCGGTCCCGCTGTGGTCGCACGCGGTCGCCGCGTGGGCCGTCGCCCGCCACGGTGACGACGCGCTGCGCGCCGAGCTCCTCCCGGGTGCCGCGGACGGCAGCCTCCGGCTCACCCTCGCGCTCGAGGAGTACGACGCCCGCCCGCCCGCGCAGCCCGCGTGCCAGGCCACCCGGGGCGCGGACGGCTGGCGGCTGAGCGGCGTGAAGGCCGCCGTGCCGTCGTACGCCGGTGCCGAGCACGTGCTCGTCTCCGCGACCGGTCCCGAGGGCCCGGCCCTGTTCGTGCTGCCCCGTGAGGGCGCCGGCACGACCTGGCAGCGCACCGACACCACGAGCCACGACATCGCCGGGGAGCTCGTCCTGGACGGCGCCGTCGCGCGCCAGGTCGGCGGGGGAGAGGCGCTCGCCGACACCCTGCGGGCCGCGGCGGTGGCCCTGGCCGCGCTCCAGGTCGGTGTCGCCGACGGCGCGCTGCGCCTCGCCGGGACCTACACCTCCGGTCGCGAGCAGTTCGGCCGGCCGCTGGCCACCTTCCAGTCGCTGCAGCACCAGCTCGCCGACTGCTGGATCGACATCGACGCCATGCGGGTGACCCTGTGGCAGGCCGTGCAGGCCGTCGACGAGGTCGCCGATGGGGTCGGCGCCGGGATCGACGGCGTCGACCGGGCCGTCCAGGTCGCGTCGTGGTGGCGTGCCCAGGCCGGGCTCGACGTCGTGCACCGCGTCCAGCACGTGCACGGCGGCATCGGCGTCGACGTCGACTACCCCGTGCACCGCCACTTCCTGTGGGGCCGCCAGCTCGCCGGCACCCTGGGCTCCCCGGCCTCCGTGCTCGCCGACCTCGGCGCCCGGCTGGTCGTCGAGGAGGTCGTGTCGTGA
- a CDS encoding OB-fold domain-containing protein — MSGTDEAFEQRLSAFVGRVLVERRPATDPVNQPMIRHWVEAMGDESPVYVSDDAARAAGRPGVVAPATMVQAWTMRGYAASVAPSAEPSSFDELVDLLAEGGYSSVVATDSDLEFVRELVPGDHVSVEEVVEAISPDKTTGLGVGRFVTTLKTYRDADGEVVATQRWRTLRFKPKPAAEEAPAKPLRPRPAVNLDNAFWFEAARERRLVVQRCAQCGTLRHPPGPCCPECQSFEWDTVEASGRGTLYSYVVAHHPRHPAFDFPLLIALVELDEGTRLITNLTGVSPEDVVIGMPLEVAWHDADSELTLPLFRPVTDPA, encoded by the coding sequence GTGAGCGGGACGGACGAGGCCTTCGAGCAGCGGCTGTCGGCGTTCGTCGGCCGGGTGCTCGTCGAGCGCCGCCCGGCCACGGACCCGGTCAACCAGCCGATGATCCGGCACTGGGTCGAGGCGATGGGCGACGAGAGCCCCGTCTACGTCTCGGACGACGCCGCGCGAGCCGCCGGTCGCCCCGGGGTCGTCGCCCCGGCGACGATGGTGCAGGCCTGGACCATGCGCGGGTACGCCGCGTCGGTCGCGCCCAGTGCCGAGCCGTCGTCCTTCGACGAGCTCGTCGACCTGCTGGCCGAGGGCGGCTACAGCTCGGTGGTGGCCACCGACTCCGACCTGGAGTTCGTCCGCGAGCTGGTGCCGGGCGACCACGTCAGCGTCGAGGAGGTCGTCGAGGCGATCTCGCCGGACAAGACCACCGGGCTCGGTGTCGGCCGGTTCGTGACCACGCTGAAGACCTACCGCGACGCCGACGGCGAGGTCGTCGCCACCCAGCGCTGGCGCACGCTGCGCTTCAAGCCCAAGCCCGCCGCCGAGGAGGCCCCGGCGAAGCCGCTCCGGCCCCGGCCGGCGGTCAACCTCGACAACGCCTTCTGGTTCGAGGCCGCCCGGGAGCGCCGGCTGGTCGTGCAGCGCTGCGCGCAGTGCGGCACGCTGCGGCACCCGCCCGGCCCCTGCTGCCCGGAGTGCCAGTCCTTCGAGTGGGACACCGTCGAGGCCTCCGGCCGCGGCACGCTCTACTCCTACGTCGTCGCCCACCACCCGCGGCACCCCGCGTTCGACTTCCCGCTGCTGATCGCGTTGGTCGAGCTCGACGAGGGCACCCGGCTGATCACCAACCTCACCGGTGTCAGCCCCGAGGACGTCGTCATCGGCATGCCGCTCGAGGTCGCCTGGCACGACGCCGACTCCGAGCTGACCCTCCCGCTCTTCCGCCCCGTCACCGATCCCGCCTGA
- a CDS encoding acyl-CoA dehydrogenase family protein: MDLRETPAQLQLRKELRTYFAGLLPEDERREVGEAGAGGDRFREVVKMLGRDGWLGVGWPKEYGGQGRSIEEQYVFFDEIQRAGLPFPFVTVNTVGPTLMEYGTEEQKQAYLPGILAGDIIFAIGYTEPEAGTDLASLRTRAVRDGDDFVVDGSKIFTTGGNTAHYVWLAVRTDPDAPKHKGISILIVPCDDPGYTWSPIQAVGGMMVTATYYSNIRVPAGSVVGEVDGGWRLLTAQLNHERVGLAALGGRMTQLWEHTLAWAKETGVIEQPWVQQELARSYAKLEAMRLMNWKMTAAVGDGTLTGVTAGAAKTYGTETHIDVQRSLSQVLGAAGRIRTGSAGAVLAGQVEQLSRQGIVNTFGGGVNDVLRDMVATQGLGLPRAKR, from the coding sequence ATGGACCTGCGGGAGACACCGGCCCAGCTGCAGCTGCGCAAGGAGCTGCGGACGTACTTCGCCGGGCTGCTTCCCGAGGACGAGCGCCGCGAGGTCGGTGAGGCGGGCGCCGGCGGCGACCGCTTCCGCGAGGTCGTGAAGATGCTCGGCCGCGACGGCTGGCTCGGAGTCGGCTGGCCGAAGGAGTACGGCGGTCAGGGCCGCTCGATCGAGGAGCAGTACGTCTTCTTCGACGAGATCCAGCGCGCCGGCCTGCCGTTCCCGTTCGTCACCGTCAACACCGTCGGCCCGACGCTGATGGAGTACGGCACCGAGGAGCAGAAGCAGGCCTACCTGCCGGGGATCCTCGCCGGGGACATCATCTTCGCCATCGGCTACACCGAGCCCGAGGCCGGCACCGACCTGGCCTCGCTGCGCACGCGCGCGGTCCGGGACGGCGACGACTTCGTCGTCGACGGCAGCAAGATCTTCACCACCGGCGGCAACACCGCCCACTACGTCTGGCTCGCGGTCCGCACCGACCCCGACGCGCCCAAGCACAAGGGGATCTCGATCCTGATCGTGCCGTGCGACGACCCGGGCTACACGTGGAGCCCGATCCAGGCGGTCGGCGGCATGATGGTGACGGCGACGTACTACTCCAACATCCGGGTGCCCGCCGGCAGCGTCGTCGGCGAGGTCGACGGTGGCTGGCGGCTGCTCACCGCCCAGCTCAACCACGAGCGGGTGGGTCTGGCAGCGCTCGGCGGCCGGATGACCCAGCTGTGGGAGCACACCCTGGCCTGGGCCAAGGAGACCGGCGTCATCGAGCAGCCGTGGGTGCAGCAGGAGCTGGCCCGCAGCTACGCCAAGCTCGAGGCGATGCGGCTGATGAACTGGAAGATGACCGCCGCGGTCGGCGACGGCACCCTCACCGGTGTCACAGCCGGTGCGGCCAAGACCTACGGCACCGAGACCCACATCGACGTCCAGCGCAGCCTGAGCCAGGTGCTCGGCGCCGCAGGGCGGATCCGCACGGGCTCGGCCGGCGCCGTACTCGCCGGCCAGGTGGAGCAGCTCTCGCGGCAGGGCATCGTCAACACCTTCGGCGGCGGCGTGAACGACGTGCTGCGCGACATGGTCGCCACCCAGGGCCTCGGCCTGCCGAGGGCGAAGCGGTGA
- a CDS encoding amidase codes for MPSEHPLDRLDATGLAAALRAGEIGAREVVEESISRIERHDPALNAIAHERFEQALAEVDAGLPDGPLRGVPVLIKDLYADVAGLPSTRGSRLFADLVPDEDSELVRRYRAAGAVVLGTTNVPEFGLNASTEGQLFGPCRNPRDLECSPGGSSGGSAVAVATGMVPVATASDGGGSIRIPASMNGLFGLKPGRGRVSPAPYPSLLAGPVSVHHALTTTVRDSALLLDVSHGSLPGDAFAAPTPEAPFVELAARAPGRLRVGLATAPGDGAEASAEVLAVLRRAADLLADLGHEIVETTLDYVLEESQGGGAVLMGSGFAAAVDARLAVLGRELREDDLEPFSRILYEHYSSSLSGPDVTRAMETAQRVGWRLGRQLRTYDVLLTPTLAEPVPPLGTLDTTRPETIWEHAGRFAAFTSVFNLTGQPAMSLPLGNDARGLPIGVQVAADLGGEGLLLSLATQVEQAAPWERRAPGY; via the coding sequence GTGCCCAGCGAGCACCCGCTCGACCGCCTCGACGCCACCGGGCTCGCCGCCGCACTGCGCGCCGGCGAGATCGGCGCGCGGGAGGTCGTCGAGGAGTCGATCAGCCGGATCGAGCGCCACGATCCGGCGCTCAACGCGATCGCGCACGAGCGCTTCGAGCAGGCGCTCGCCGAGGTCGACGCGGGTCTGCCCGACGGGCCACTGCGCGGCGTACCGGTGCTGATCAAGGACCTGTACGCCGATGTCGCCGGCCTGCCCTCGACGCGGGGCAGCCGGCTGTTCGCCGACCTCGTCCCGGACGAGGACAGCGAGCTCGTACGCCGCTACCGGGCCGCGGGCGCGGTCGTGCTCGGCACCACCAACGTGCCCGAGTTCGGCCTGAACGCGAGCACCGAGGGCCAGCTCTTCGGCCCGTGCCGCAACCCGCGTGACCTCGAGTGCTCGCCCGGTGGCTCCAGCGGTGGCTCCGCGGTCGCCGTCGCGACCGGGATGGTGCCGGTGGCCACGGCCAGCGACGGGGGCGGCTCGATCAGGATCCCGGCGTCGATGAACGGGCTGTTCGGGCTCAAGCCGGGACGGGGCCGGGTCAGCCCGGCGCCGTACCCCAGCCTGCTCGCGGGGCCGGTGAGCGTGCACCACGCGCTGACCACGACGGTGCGCGACAGTGCGCTGCTGCTCGACGTGTCCCACGGCTCGCTGCCCGGCGACGCGTTCGCGGCGCCGACACCGGAGGCGCCGTTCGTCGAGCTCGCCGCGCGGGCACCGGGCCGGCTGCGGGTCGGGCTGGCCACCGCGCCGGGCGACGGGGCGGAGGCCTCCGCGGAGGTGCTCGCCGTCCTGAGACGGGCCGCCGATCTGCTCGCCGACCTCGGCCACGAGATCGTCGAGACCACCCTCGACTACGTCCTCGAGGAGTCCCAGGGCGGGGGAGCGGTGCTGATGGGCTCCGGGTTCGCGGCCGCCGTCGACGCCCGGCTCGCCGTCCTGGGGCGGGAGCTGCGCGAGGACGACCTGGAGCCGTTCAGCCGGATCCTCTACGAGCACTACAGCTCCTCGCTGAGCGGCCCCGACGTGACCCGGGCGATGGAGACCGCGCAGCGCGTGGGCTGGCGGCTGGGCCGGCAGCTGCGCACCTACGACGTGCTCCTGACCCCGACGCTGGCCGAGCCGGTGCCGCCGCTCGGCACCCTGGACACGACGCGCCCCGAGACGATCTGGGAGCACGCCGGCCGCTTCGCGGCGTTCACCAGCGTCTTCAACCTGACCGGTCAGCCGGCGATGTCGCTGCCTCTCGGCAACGACGCGCGCGGGCTGCCGATCGGGGTCCAGGTCGCCGCCGATCTGGGCGGGGAGGGGTTGCTGCTGTCGCTGGCGACCCAGGTCGAGCAGGCCGCCCCCTGGGAGCGTCGGGCACCGGGCTACTGA
- a CDS encoding ABC transporter ATP-binding protein, whose product MTVTEPTPAPGAAATEEPLVELVGVRAAYGAIEVLKGVDLTVPAGAVVALLGPNGGGKTTTMKIVSGLMPSTSGELRIAGRNVTGITATEASRLGVCSIPEGRGVFANLTVRENLWVATGTGRKLAEIEEAAYARFPKLSERRNQLAGSMSGGEQQMLSLSRALGTDPVVLLLDELSMGLAPMIVSQMYEIVGQLAAEGISILVAEQFARVVLPIADTAALMLGGRVVRVGRPAEIEDELSTTYLGG is encoded by the coding sequence GTGACCGTCACCGAACCCACCCCGGCGCCAGGCGCCGCCGCGACGGAGGAACCGCTCGTCGAGCTGGTCGGCGTCCGGGCCGCCTACGGCGCCATCGAGGTGCTCAAGGGCGTCGACCTCACGGTCCCCGCGGGCGCCGTGGTCGCGCTGCTCGGCCCCAACGGCGGCGGCAAGACCACGACCATGAAGATCGTCAGCGGCCTGATGCCCAGCACCTCGGGGGAGCTGCGGATCGCGGGACGCAACGTCACCGGCATCACCGCCACCGAGGCCAGCCGGCTCGGCGTCTGCTCGATCCCGGAGGGTCGCGGAGTCTTCGCCAACCTCACCGTCCGCGAGAACCTCTGGGTCGCCACGGGCACCGGACGCAAGCTCGCCGAGATCGAGGAGGCGGCCTACGCCCGCTTCCCCAAGCTGTCCGAGCGGCGCAACCAGCTCGCAGGCTCGATGTCCGGCGGCGAGCAGCAGATGCTCTCGCTCTCCCGGGCGCTCGGGACCGACCCCGTCGTCCTGCTGCTCGACGAGCTCTCGATGGGCCTCGCGCCGATGATCGTCTCGCAGATGTACGAGATCGTCGGCCAGCTCGCCGCCGAGGGCATCTCCATCCTCGTCGCCGAGCAGTTCGCACGCGTCGTACTGCCCATCGCCGACACCGCGGCCCTGATGCTCGGTGGCCGCGTCGTCAGGGTCGGACGCCCTGCCGAGATCGAAGACGAACTCTCCACCACCTACCTGGGAGGCTGA
- a CDS encoding ABC transporter ATP-binding protein — MSPSETLLETHGVVVRFGGNTAVDQVGIDIRAGAVTGLIGPNGAGKTTLYNCITGMQRPNAGRIVFGGTDITRTAPGTRARMGMARTFQRLELFLSLSVRDNIRVAGDIVRANTRRRFDLEAETRRVLELTGLTDIADRDVSDIPTGRARVVEVARALMTQPRLLLLDEPASGQTEQETEEFAAMLRGLADDGLGVCLVEHDLPLVMGLCTRIHVLDHGVLIASGTPAEVQASPEVIEAYIGSEVVA, encoded by the coding sequence ATGTCCCCGTCTGAGACCCTGCTCGAGACCCACGGCGTCGTGGTCCGCTTCGGTGGCAACACCGCCGTCGACCAGGTCGGCATCGACATCCGCGCCGGCGCGGTCACCGGGCTGATCGGGCCCAACGGCGCCGGCAAGACGACCCTCTACAACTGCATCACCGGCATGCAGCGCCCCAACGCGGGCCGGATCGTCTTCGGCGGCACCGACATCACCCGGACCGCGCCGGGGACGCGCGCCCGGATGGGCATGGCCCGGACCTTCCAGCGCCTCGAGCTCTTCCTCTCCCTCAGCGTCCGCGACAACATCCGGGTCGCCGGCGACATCGTGCGGGCCAACACCCGCCGCCGCTTCGACCTGGAGGCGGAGACCCGCCGGGTCCTGGAGCTGACCGGTCTCACCGACATCGCCGACCGGGACGTCTCGGACATCCCGACCGGTCGGGCCCGGGTCGTGGAGGTCGCCCGTGCGCTGATGACCCAGCCCCGGCTGCTGCTGCTCGACGAGCCGGCCTCCGGCCAGACCGAGCAGGAGACCGAGGAGTTCGCCGCGATGCTGCGCGGCCTGGCCGACGACGGCCTGGGCGTCTGCCTCGTGGAGCACGACCTGCCGCTCGTGATGGGGCTCTGCACGCGCATCCACGTCCTCGACCACGGCGTGCTGATCGCCTCGGGCACGCCGGCCGAGGTGCAGGCCTCGCCCGAGGTCATCGAGGCCTACATCGGATCGGAGGTCGTGGCGTGA
- a CDS encoding ABC transporter permease, whose amino-acid sequence MTLFLTFTVLGLVLGSVYAIAASGLVLTYNTSGIFNFAHGAQAMIGAFLYYQLQVVWGVPTLLAVLILLLVVGPVMGFLLHRFIMGGLRDTAEVTKIVVTVAILLGFVSLSHWVWDPQEARMSKMFFGVDSYVTVGGVVIRYHEIICLLAAAAIAIGLRLLFTRSRMGVLMRATVDDPDLLRLNGHDPERIAALAWALGSTLAVLAGILITPVAGGALEANALTLLVIDAFAAALFGRLRSIPRTFVGAVALGLASTYLVAYAPTEWTWITNLRDALPMIILFIVLLVLPQDRLRGAAVRTRERYEVPTVRRAAVWALVMVVVTVAFRQLIDDSSVGTLVLGLSFAIVALSLTLLTGYAGELNLAPISFGAIATIVAFHSGISGEGLDSRMSIVGLVLGVLAAAVTGALVALPALRLRGLYLALATLAFGGFVSSMVLRETQTRSWFGHDFAVFPNGNLIMSPLKVGPLDLANQDTFLYTVAAVFAVLGVGVVALRNSGYGRRLAAMKDSPAAAVMLGQRLVRLKLSVFMISTGIAGLGGIFMSMALSSVTSEHFVYTLSLSLVMLTVVGGIGYVSGALFGGLLAGGGFALVVGTFNELSIEHPVHTETFSLLSHLFLVATALIGIGVGENPSGNLYQIFGSQRLLSRAPEVRYAALGLTAVLYVLTFVEVIGTWTFGIALMVLWLALPALGTALRPTRLLTPEQLEARRTTPLELVGIDTPYPETLAEHLDRELGLPARHRGTTSAPTQPLAPQEDVQHVPV is encoded by the coding sequence ATGACCCTCTTCCTGACCTTCACCGTTCTGGGCCTGGTGCTCGGCTCGGTCTACGCGATCGCCGCGTCCGGCCTGGTGCTGACCTACAACACGTCGGGCATCTTCAACTTCGCCCACGGCGCGCAGGCCATGATCGGCGCGTTCCTCTACTACCAGCTGCAGGTGGTGTGGGGTGTCCCCACCCTGCTGGCTGTGCTGATCCTGCTGCTCGTCGTCGGCCCGGTGATGGGCTTCCTGCTGCACCGCTTCATCATGGGCGGGCTGCGCGACACCGCCGAGGTGACCAAGATCGTGGTCACGGTGGCGATCCTGCTCGGCTTCGTGTCGCTGTCCCACTGGGTGTGGGACCCGCAGGAGGCCCGGATGTCGAAGATGTTCTTCGGCGTCGACAGCTACGTCACCGTCGGCGGCGTCGTCATCCGCTACCACGAGATCATCTGCCTGCTCGCCGCGGCGGCCATCGCGATCGGCCTCCGGCTGCTGTTCACCCGCTCCCGGATGGGCGTGCTGATGCGCGCCACCGTCGACGACCCGGACCTGTTGCGGCTCAACGGCCACGACCCCGAGCGGATCGCCGCGCTCGCCTGGGCGCTCGGCTCGACCCTCGCGGTGCTCGCCGGCATCCTGATCACGCCGGTCGCCGGCGGCGCCCTGGAGGCCAACGCGCTGACCCTGCTGGTCATCGACGCGTTCGCCGCCGCCCTGTTCGGCCGCCTGCGCAGCATCCCGCGCACCTTCGTCGGCGCCGTCGCCCTCGGCCTGGCCAGCACCTACCTGGTCGCCTACGCGCCGACCGAGTGGACCTGGATCACCAACCTGCGCGACGCGCTGCCCATGATCATCCTGTTCATCGTCCTGCTCGTGCTGCCGCAGGACCGGCTGCGCGGCGCGGCCGTCCGCACCCGCGAGCGCTACGAGGTGCCGACGGTACGACGCGCCGCCGTGTGGGCGCTCGTGATGGTCGTGGTGACCGTGGCCTTCCGCCAGCTGATCGACGACTCCAGCGTCGGCACCCTGGTGCTCGGCCTGTCCTTCGCGATCGTCGCGCTCTCGCTCACGCTGCTGACCGGCTACGCCGGCGAGCTCAACCTGGCGCCGATCTCCTTCGGTGCGATCGCCACCATTGTGGCCTTCCACAGCGGCATCAGCGGCGAGGGCCTCGATTCCCGGATGAGCATCGTCGGGCTGGTGCTCGGCGTCCTTGCCGCAGCCGTCACCGGGGCTCTGGTGGCGCTGCCCGCGCTGCGCCTGCGCGGGCTCTACCTGGCCCTCGCGACGCTGGCCTTCGGCGGCTTCGTCTCCTCGATGGTGCTGCGCGAGACCCAGACGCGCTCGTGGTTCGGCCACGACTTCGCGGTCTTCCCCAACGGCAACCTGATCATGTCGCCGCTGAAGGTCGGGCCGCTCGACCTGGCGAACCAGGACACCTTCCTCTACACCGTCGCCGCGGTCTTCGCGGTGCTCGGCGTCGGGGTGGTCGCGCTGCGCAACAGCGGCTACGGCCGCCGCCTGGCCGCGATGAAGGACAGCCCCGCGGCCGCGGTGATGCTCGGCCAGCGGCTGGTGCGGCTGAAGCTGTCGGTCTTCATGATCTCGACCGGCATCGCCGGACTCGGCGGCATCTTCATGTCGATGGCGCTCAGCTCGGTCACCTCCGAGCACTTCGTCTACACGCTGAGCCTGTCGCTGGTGATGCTCACCGTCGTCGGCGGCATCGGCTACGTGAGCGGCGCGCTGTTCGGCGGCCTGCTCGCGGGCGGCGGCTTCGCGCTGGTCGTCGGCACCTTCAACGAGCTCTCGATCGAGCACCCGGTGCACACGGAGACCTTCAGCCTCCTGTCCCACCTGTTCCTGGTGGCGACCGCGCTCATCGGCATCGGGGTCGGGGAGAACCCGAGCGGCAACCTCTACCAGATCTTCGGCAGCCAGCGGCTGCTCAGCCGGGCTCCCGAGGTGCGGTACGCCGCTCTGGGGCTCACCGCGGTCCTCTACGTGCTGACGTTCGTCGAGGTGATCGGCACCTGGACCTTCGGCATCGCGCTGATGGTCCTGTGGCTGGCCCTCCCGGCGCTGGGCACCGCCCTGCGACCGACCCGGCTGCTCACCCCCGAGCAGCTGGAGGCCCGCCGGACCACGCCGCTGGAGCTGGTCGGCATCGACACGCCGTACCCCGAGACCCTGGCCGAGCACCTGGACCGCGAGCTCGGGCTGCCCGCCCGGCACCGCGGCACCACCTCGGCCCCGACCCAGCCCCTCGCCCCCCAGGAGGACGTGCAGCATGTCCCCGTCTGA
- a CDS encoding ABC transporter substrate-binding protein, with protein MRNLRSSRVAGLGIAALTLALTAGACGSDRDSEDAGGTGGTESSQGASATAFGDLESPCGDGDAAGATDQGVTDDAITIGYGDDRGFAAAPGLNQELGDGVKAMIEWCNEQGGINGRQVVGNQYDAAMTNAASVMQKSCAQDFMLVGEGFAYDEAAEQFRVGCDLPAVAAFTIGSNATMGPNKFESVPRPVDFFNGTLMDVNMKVYPEIAEGVTALGSTSPPIQQGASKVMDIAAKLGAKVEDCGVTLSQDGEANYVPFAEKLKECDASALWASNSPSPIAFGLLEALQRVDAGMKYAFESTWYGDITSQWNAQSGAADGLIASMVFQPLENADVVPAVQDYIDIVDGAGVKKSLIGMQAVSAFLLWADVAKDCGSDLTRECMVDGLSNVHEWTGGGLHAASDPGGNMPPHCALVVQLEGDEFTQVFPEKRGEFECDEAQVIPVDPATAGVKLDADRISTAFAK; from the coding sequence ATGAGAAACCTCAGGAGTTCGCGCGTTGCCGGGCTGGGCATCGCCGCCCTCACCCTGGCGCTCACCGCCGGCGCATGCGGATCGGACCGAGACAGCGAGGACGCAGGCGGGACCGGCGGCACCGAGTCGTCGCAGGGCGCCTCGGCCACCGCGTTCGGCGACCTCGAGTCGCCCTGCGGAGACGGTGACGCCGCCGGCGCCACCGACCAGGGGGTCACCGACGACGCGATCACCATCGGGTACGGCGACGACCGCGGCTTCGCCGCGGCGCCGGGCCTCAACCAGGAGCTGGGCGACGGCGTCAAGGCGATGATCGAGTGGTGCAACGAGCAGGGTGGCATCAACGGCCGCCAGGTCGTCGGCAACCAGTACGACGCCGCGATGACCAACGCCGCCTCCGTGATGCAGAAGTCGTGCGCGCAGGACTTCATGCTCGTGGGTGAGGGCTTCGCCTACGACGAGGCCGCCGAGCAGTTCCGCGTCGGCTGCGACCTGCCTGCCGTCGCCGCGTTCACGATCGGCTCCAACGCCACGATGGGCCCGAACAAGTTCGAGTCGGTCCCGCGCCCGGTGGACTTCTTCAACGGCACGCTCATGGACGTGAACATGAAGGTCTACCCGGAGATCGCGGAGGGTGTCACCGCCCTCGGCTCGACCTCGCCGCCCATCCAGCAGGGCGCCAGCAAGGTGATGGACATCGCCGCCAAGCTCGGCGCCAAGGTCGAGGACTGCGGGGTCACCCTCAGCCAGGACGGTGAGGCCAACTACGTGCCGTTCGCCGAGAAGCTCAAGGAGTGCGACGCGTCCGCGCTGTGGGCCTCCAACAGCCCCAGCCCGATCGCCTTCGGCCTGCTCGAGGCGCTCCAGCGCGTCGACGCCGGCATGAAGTACGCCTTCGAGTCCACCTGGTACGGCGACATCACCTCGCAGTGGAACGCCCAGTCGGGCGCCGCTGACGGCCTGATCGCCAGCATGGTCTTCCAGCCCCTGGAGAACGCCGACGTCGTGCCCGCCGTCCAGGACTACATCGACATCGTCGACGGCGCCGGTGTGAAGAAGAGCCTGATCGGCATGCAGGCGGTCTCCGCCTTCCTGCTGTGGGCGGACGTCGCGAAGGACTGCGGCTCCGACCTGACCCGCGAGTGCATGGTCGACGGCCTCTCGAACGTCCACGAGTGGACCGGTGGCGGCCTGCACGCGGCCTCGGACCCGGGCGGCAACATGCCTCCCCACTGCGCTCTCGTCGTCCAGCTCGAGGGCGACGAGTTCACGCAGGTCTTCCCGGAGAAGCGCGGCGAGTTCGAGTGCGACGAGGCTCAGGTGATCCCGGTCGACCCGGCCACCGCGGGCGTCAAGCTCGACGCTGACCGCATCTCCACCGCCTTCGCCAAGTAG